In Vicia villosa cultivar HV-30 ecotype Madison, WI unplaced genomic scaffold, Vvil1.0 ctg.001104F_1_1, whole genome shotgun sequence, a single genomic region encodes these proteins:
- the LOC131633279 gene encoding uncharacterized protein At2g39920-like isoform X1: MSAYGHQMEHSYSTRSLSAASEMRSSFVLESGFYITSFSATIFIAGFATLGLLLITLLVSMAMMLQSCQNNSAGILELRNINDDYSYCKIHSLHAQLNHLEEQNVPNVCKDLAVQYIKGGQYARDLDLTKSVIEDYFNGVKPSEDGFDVVLIDIDGIFPLSPHSSNLFQSISNCILEAKKLKRMAVLRLYINLQASGWPIILFSREPVKDQNVTIDHLVSAGFRGWSSLMMREGENSTKTNEYISTQRNAIQTKGFQIISIISSHVDILSAAYEDAGMRKFLLPDPICDMFEHQMKA; the protein is encoded by the exons AGATGAGGAGTAGTTTTGTGCTAGAATCTGGATTCTACATCACATCATTTTCTGCAACAATCTTCATTGCTGGATTTGCTACTCTTGGACTTCTATTAATCACTCTATTGGTTTCAATGGCAATGATGCTACAATCTTGTCAAAATAACAGTGCTGGAATTCTTGAGCTTAGGAATATAAATGATGACTATAGTTATTGCAAAATTCATTCTCTGCATGCTCAGCTCAATCATTTGGAAGAACAGAATGTTCCTAATGTTTGTAAGGACCTAGCTGTACAGTATATCAAAGGCGGTCAATATGCTAGAGACTTGGATTTAACCAAATCTGTGATTGAGGATTACTTCAATGGTGTTAAACCATCAGAGGATGGTTTTGATGTGGTGTTGATTGACATAGATGGCATTTTTCCATTGAGTCCTCATTCTTCCAATTTGTTTCAAAG CATTAGCAATTGTATCTTAGAAGCAAAAAAGTTAAAGCGCATGGCTGTGTTAAGATTATACATCAACCTTCAAGCTAGTGGTTGGCCTATAATCTTGTTCTCAAGAGAGCCAGTAAAAGACCAAAATGTCACCATCGATCATCTTGTCTCTGCTGGATTTAGAGGCTGGTCTTCATTGATGATGAG AGAAGGTGAAAATTCTACCAAAACGAACGAGTATATTTCTACGCAAAGGAATGCGATACAGACAAAGGGCTTCCAAATAATAAGCATCATAAGCAGTCATGTGGATATTTTGAGTGCTGCATATGAAGATGCAGGAATGCGAAAGTTTTTGCTACCAGACCCTATATGTGACATGTTTGAGCATCAAATGAAAGCATAG
- the LOC131633279 gene encoding uncharacterized protein At2g39920-like isoform X2, whose amino-acid sequence MRSSFVLESGFYITSFSATIFIAGFATLGLLLITLLVSMAMMLQSCQNNSAGILELRNINDDYSYCKIHSLHAQLNHLEEQNVPNVCKDLAVQYIKGGQYARDLDLTKSVIEDYFNGVKPSEDGFDVVLIDIDGIFPLSPHSSNLFQSISNCILEAKKLKRMAVLRLYINLQASGWPIILFSREPVKDQNVTIDHLVSAGFRGWSSLMMREGENSTKTNEYISTQRNAIQTKGFQIISIISSHVDILSAAYEDAGMRKFLLPDPICDMFEHQMKA is encoded by the exons ATGAGGAGTAGTTTTGTGCTAGAATCTGGATTCTACATCACATCATTTTCTGCAACAATCTTCATTGCTGGATTTGCTACTCTTGGACTTCTATTAATCACTCTATTGGTTTCAATGGCAATGATGCTACAATCTTGTCAAAATAACAGTGCTGGAATTCTTGAGCTTAGGAATATAAATGATGACTATAGTTATTGCAAAATTCATTCTCTGCATGCTCAGCTCAATCATTTGGAAGAACAGAATGTTCCTAATGTTTGTAAGGACCTAGCTGTACAGTATATCAAAGGCGGTCAATATGCTAGAGACTTGGATTTAACCAAATCTGTGATTGAGGATTACTTCAATGGTGTTAAACCATCAGAGGATGGTTTTGATGTGGTGTTGATTGACATAGATGGCATTTTTCCATTGAGTCCTCATTCTTCCAATTTGTTTCAAAG CATTAGCAATTGTATCTTAGAAGCAAAAAAGTTAAAGCGCATGGCTGTGTTAAGATTATACATCAACCTTCAAGCTAGTGGTTGGCCTATAATCTTGTTCTCAAGAGAGCCAGTAAAAGACCAAAATGTCACCATCGATCATCTTGTCTCTGCTGGATTTAGAGGCTGGTCTTCATTGATGATGAG AGAAGGTGAAAATTCTACCAAAACGAACGAGTATATTTCTACGCAAAGGAATGCGATACAGACAAAGGGCTTCCAAATAATAAGCATCATAAGCAGTCATGTGGATATTTTGAGTGCTGCATATGAAGATGCAGGAATGCGAAAGTTTTTGCTACCAGACCCTATATGTGACATGTTTGAGCATCAAATGAAAGCATAG
- the LOC131633277 gene encoding glucan endo-1,3-beta-glucosidase 12-like translates to MFNTFISLTFSLYILLSLLPTTTFSLPSIGATYSTFPTNRQEPPPRPPPPPSSPPPPSQPDRISTAMEKLKLDSLRLDEPDPSIIRSLLYTNVSLFLTVPNYMVTPMANNRSVARAWIYTHVLPFYPRAKITTISVGNAFIDVYPEAANNLLPAISNVHVSLRDLGIRKISVSTSFSFVTTVTSPFPPSSATFQEPTGVNLMGPLLQFLSDTNSSFLINLYPYNLYRLRSEIPLGMALFQDYPFNFRDDFTTGVRYRNLFDIMVDAVVSAMALAGYETIPVIVTETGWPSTGNELDANPGYAEVYLRGLVKHLKSGAGTPLLRDGVQGVYIYELFDKEGAGRNWGLLYPNGTTKYDVDFSEASSHSSLVNWINVAFWLIVVEVCMVIVH, encoded by the coding sequence ATGTTTAACACCTTCAtctctctcactttctctctctacaTTCTCCTCTCCCTCCTCCCAACAACCACCTTCTCCCTCCCTTCCATCGGCGCCACCTACTCCACTTTCCCCACAAACCGTCAAGAACCACCACCACGACCACCTCCACCTCCCTCCTCACCACCGCCGCCATCACAACCAGACCGCATCTCCACCGCCATGGAAAAACTCAAACTCGACTCCCTCCGACTCGATGAGCCCGACCCTTCCATCATCCGAAGCCTCCTCTACACCAACGTCTCCCTCTTCCTCACCGTCCCAAACTACATGGTTACACCAATGGCGAACAACCGCTCCGTCGCACGTGCCTGGATTTACACTCACGTGCTACCGTTCTACCCGCGCGCCAAAATCACTACAATCTCAGTAGGTAACGCTTTCATCGACGTGTACCCGGAAGCCGCCAACAATCTTCTCCCTGCAATCTCCAACGTACACGTGTCACTCCGCGATCTTGGAATCCGTAAGATCTCCGTTTCGACTTCGTTTTCTTTCGTAACCACCGTTACTTCTCCGTTTCCACCGTCTTCCGCAACTTTTCAAGAACCTACCGGCGTTAACCTAATGGGACCGTTGCTTCAGTTCTTGAGCGACACGAATTCTTCGTTCTTGATTAATCTCTACCCTTACAATCTTTACCGGTTAAGATCGGAGATTCCTCTCGGAATGGCGCTTTTTCAAGATTATCCGTTTAACTTCCGTGACGACTTCACAACCGGAGTTCGTTACCGGAATCTCTTCGATATCATGGTTGACGCTGTTGTCAGTGCAATGGCGCTTGCAGGTTACGAAACTATTCCGGTAATTGTCACTGAGACGGGATGGCCTAGCACCGGGAATGAACTCGATGCGAATCCAGGATATGCTGAAGTTTATCTGAGGGGATTGGTGAAGCATTTGAAGTCCGGTGCCGGAACACCGTTGCTGAGAGACGGAGTGCAAGGGGTTTATATTTACGAGCTTTTTGATAAGGAAGGAGCGGGAAGAAACTGGGGGCTTTTGTACCCGAATGGCACTACGAAGTATGATGTTGATTTCTCTGAAGCTTCTTCGCATTCGAGTTTGGTGAACTGGATTAACGTCGCTTTTTGGTTGATCGTCGTTGAGGTTTGCATGGTTATTGTTCATTAG